The following are encoded together in the Aciduricibacillus chroicocephali genome:
- a CDS encoding LutC/YkgG family protein has protein sequence MAIQNRDVFLERLAGRLGRGPRTVGVERPEWTVRPQHKVLVDASQDELVDVLKRQCKVIHTDFRKTNIESLAQTLDEVIKNYSGNKIIIANDQRTADAELDFYFDRKRADGCLVHVWDEEIGKENQQRAEQADIGITFSDMTLAESGTIALFNDKNQSRSISLLPHSYIAIIPKSTIVPRFTQAAQQVRKRLAAGEKVGSCVSLVTGPSNSADIEMHLIVGVHGPVEATYIVVEDM, from the coding sequence ATGGCGATTCAGAATCGTGATGTTTTTCTTGAGCGGCTTGCAGGGAGACTTGGACGCGGCCCACGTACTGTAGGTGTTGAGCGCCCAGAGTGGACCGTAAGACCTCAGCATAAGGTGCTTGTCGATGCTAGTCAGGATGAACTTGTTGACGTACTTAAAAGACAATGTAAAGTCATCCATACGGATTTCAGGAAGACGAACATTGAATCCCTAGCCCAAACCCTTGATGAGGTTATTAAAAACTACAGTGGGAACAAAATTATTATTGCAAATGATCAGCGTACAGCAGATGCTGAGCTGGATTTTTACTTTGATAGGAAACGTGCAGATGGATGCCTGGTGCACGTATGGGATGAGGAAATAGGTAAAGAAAATCAACAAAGGGCGGAGCAGGCGGATATCGGCATTACATTTAGTGATATGACGTTGGCCGAATCTGGAACGATTGCGCTGTTTAATGATAAGAACCAGAGCCGATCCATCAGTCTGTTGCCACATAGCTATATTGCGATTATTCCTAAAAGCACGATTGTCCCGCGCTTTACCCAGGCGGCGCAGCAAGTCCGTAAGCGTTTGGCTGCAGGTGAAAAAGTCGGTTCATGTGTCAGTCTTGTGACAGGTCCGAGCAATAGTGCGGATATTGAGATGCATCTTATTGTAGGGGTGCATGGTCCAGTTGAAGCGACATATATTGTTGTTGAGGATATGTAA
- the fabI gene encoding enoyl-ACP reductase FabI: MAGLLEGKTIVVMGVANERSIAWGITKSLHNAGAELIFTNRQERSAQKLQKLLEKDGIEPKAMVNCDVESDESIEAAFAEIKEKVGVIHGLVHSLAFAKKEELQGEYASTSREGYLLAQNISAYSLVAVTREARKLMTEGGSIVTQSYLGAERVIQNYNVMGVAKAALESSVKYLAEDVGKDGIRVNAISAGPIRTLAAKGVSGFNEKTAVIEEKAPLRRNVDQDQVGDATLFLISDMARGITGEVIHVDSGYHIIGG, translated from the coding sequence ATGGCAGGTTTGCTTGAAGGAAAGACAATTGTCGTCATGGGTGTTGCCAATGAGCGCAGCATTGCATGGGGTATTACAAAATCTCTGCATAATGCAGGAGCAGAACTTATATTTACAAATAGACAGGAAAGATCTGCACAGAAGCTGCAGAAGTTGCTTGAAAAAGATGGGATTGAGCCCAAAGCGATGGTCAACTGCGATGTTGAGAGCGATGAAAGTATTGAAGCTGCTTTTGCTGAAATCAAAGAAAAGGTCGGTGTCATTCATGGCCTTGTCCACTCTCTCGCCTTCGCAAAAAAAGAAGAACTTCAAGGAGAGTATGCTAGTACTTCACGAGAAGGATATCTGCTCGCTCAGAACATTAGCGCCTACTCTTTAGTAGCTGTGACAAGGGAAGCTCGCAAGTTGATGACAGAGGGCGGCAGCATCGTTACACAATCCTACCTTGGTGCCGAACGCGTCATTCAGAATTATAATGTAATGGGCGTTGCCAAAGCAGCACTAGAGTCAAGCGTAAAATACCTCGCTGAAGATGTTGGTAAAGACGGTATCCGTGTCAACGCCATTTCAGCTGGCCCAATCCGTACATTAGCCGCAAAAGGTGTATCTGGATTTAATGAAAAAACAGCTGTCATAGAGGAAAAAGCTCCTCTACGCCGTAATGTAGATCAAGATCAAGTCGGAGATGCAACTCTCTTCCTTATCAGTGACATGGCCCGCGGAATTACCGGTGAAGTCATTCATGTTGATTCAGGCTATCATATTATTGGTGGCTAA
- a CDS encoding hydroxymethylglutaryl-CoA reductase, degradative, protein MKTSRISGFYRKPVEERKELILDMMELNGGERSAFFPTEPLELEIADHMVENVVGTFPLPLGVGLNFLINDKEYAVPMAIEEASVIASASHIAKIVRDAGGFKASSGERLMIGQIQVVGCPDFEEAKAAVLNEKSELIEICNDAYPSLIQRGGGVRDLDVRILNEHEDSDYSKMLIVHIYADTCDAMGANMINTMAEAAAPRVELLTKGKVYLRILSNYAVKSLARATCIIPPSLLKTGDFDGEAVRDGVIHAYEFAASDPFRAVTHNKGIMNGIDPVVIATGNDWRAVEAGAHAYAARSGQYSSMSVWSKDEAGNLVGELELPMSIGTVGGATRVHPMAQMALKMLDIKSASELAQVIVSVGLAQNLGALKALATDGIQKGHMALHARSVAVAAGATGELIEIIAEKMIETKEIRSGKAKELVEEYTL, encoded by the coding sequence ATGAAAACTTCGAGGATTTCCGGATTCTACCGCAAACCTGTGGAAGAACGCAAGGAACTGATTTTAGATATGATGGAGCTTAACGGGGGAGAGCGCAGCGCTTTTTTCCCGACTGAACCACTGGAGCTGGAGATTGCTGATCATATGGTTGAGAATGTTGTCGGTACTTTCCCGTTGCCTCTCGGTGTCGGTCTTAATTTCCTTATTAATGATAAGGAATATGCCGTTCCGATGGCGATTGAAGAAGCATCGGTCATCGCCTCTGCCAGTCATATTGCCAAAATTGTACGAGATGCCGGCGGCTTTAAAGCAAGTTCAGGAGAGCGGTTGATGATCGGTCAGATTCAAGTAGTTGGCTGTCCGGACTTTGAAGAGGCGAAAGCGGCGGTTCTAAATGAAAAGTCCGAGCTAATTGAAATTTGTAATGATGCCTATCCGAGTTTAATCCAACGGGGAGGCGGTGTGCGCGATCTAGACGTACGCATCCTTAACGAGCATGAAGATTCGGATTACAGTAAAATGCTGATTGTCCATATATATGCAGATACTTGTGATGCAATGGGTGCCAATATGATTAATACGATGGCAGAAGCTGCAGCTCCAAGAGTAGAACTGCTGACAAAAGGGAAAGTATATTTGCGGATTCTGTCTAACTATGCAGTAAAGTCACTTGCGCGTGCGACTTGTATCATTCCGCCAAGCTTGTTGAAGACTGGTGATTTTGATGGGGAAGCGGTTCGTGATGGTGTTATACACGCATATGAATTTGCTGCATCGGATCCTTTCCGCGCAGTTACACATAATAAAGGCATCATGAATGGTATTGACCCTGTAGTTATTGCAACAGGAAACGACTGGCGCGCAGTCGAGGCGGGGGCACATGCCTACGCAGCTAGATCCGGTCAGTACAGCTCAATGTCTGTCTGGAGCAAGGATGAAGCGGGAAATCTTGTCGGTGAGCTTGAACTGCCAATGTCGATTGGGACGGTAGGTGGTGCGACACGTGTACACCCAATGGCGCAAATGGCTCTTAAAATGCTTGATATCAAGTCGGCTTCAGAACTTGCCCAAGTCATTGTTTCTGTTGGTCTTGCACAAAATCTTGGGGCACTGAAGGCACTAGCGACGGACGGCATCCAAAAAGGCCATATGGCTTTGCATGCACGCTCTGTTGCTGTAGCAGCAGGTGCGACTGGTGAACTTATCGAAATAATAGCTGAGAAAATGATTGAGACGAAAGAAATACGCTCAGGAAAAGCTAAAGAATTGGTGGAAGAGTATACGCTATGA
- the mvk gene encoding mevalonate kinase: MSAEKAASSEQIAVGIAHSKLILIGEHAVVHGQPAIAIPFPLVGVESSIEHRPGEVRLESNLYEGVMDQAPEPLIGIRNCVRATMQYLEIPYKDLIIRIKSSIPPGKGLGSSASVAIAVVRSLFAYAGKMYKREELLELANISETYAHGAPSGIDTLTITSKCPVWFEKNGDIDYIFPSDDFHFVVADTGRVGDTRTAVESVANLLKAAPKKIQSKISRIGEVTHQARHALEKASKHLLGQLLDEAQKELEALGVSDAGLNRLIQFARQEGALGAKLTGAGNGGCIIALARNELHSRQLSEKLKRFGADKVWPFVLKRQDHGEGQ; encoded by the coding sequence ATGAGTGCAGAAAAAGCAGCAAGTTCAGAACAAATCGCAGTCGGTATTGCTCACAGCAAGCTCATACTGATTGGTGAACATGCGGTCGTACATGGACAGCCAGCCATTGCGATCCCATTTCCGTTAGTCGGTGTGGAATCATCCATTGAGCATAGACCGGGAGAAGTCAGATTGGAAAGTAACCTATATGAGGGTGTTATGGATCAGGCTCCAGAGCCACTTATCGGTATTAGGAATTGTGTAAGAGCTACTATGCAATATTTGGAAATCCCGTATAAGGACCTTATTATTCGCATAAAGTCGAGCATCCCGCCTGGAAAAGGGCTTGGCTCCAGTGCATCAGTAGCGATTGCCGTTGTACGTTCATTGTTCGCCTATGCGGGCAAAATGTATAAGCGGGAAGAGTTGCTGGAGCTTGCGAATATTTCGGAGACTTACGCCCATGGGGCTCCATCAGGCATCGATACTTTGACAATTACGTCCAAATGTCCTGTATGGTTTGAGAAAAACGGTGATATCGACTATATATTCCCAAGCGATGATTTTCACTTTGTTGTAGCTGATACGGGAAGAGTCGGTGATACACGTACAGCAGTAGAATCTGTAGCTAATCTGCTGAAGGCAGCACCTAAGAAAATCCAATCCAAAATCAGCCGAATTGGAGAAGTGACACATCAGGCACGTCACGCGCTTGAAAAAGCGAGCAAGCATCTGCTTGGACAGCTTCTCGATGAAGCACAGAAGGAATTAGAAGCGCTTGGAGTAAGTGACGCAGGGTTGAACAGGCTTATTCAGTTTGCCCGTCAGGAAGGTGCGCTTGGTGCCAAACTGACTGGAGCTGGAAATGGCGGATGTATTATTGCGCTTGCAAGAAATGAATTGCATTCGCGTCAGCTCTCTGAAAAGTTAAAGCGTTTCGGTGCGGATAAAGTTTGGCCTTTCGTATTAAAGAGACAAGATCATGGCGAGGGGCAGTAG
- the mvaD gene encoding diphosphomevalonate decarboxylase, with product MKATAKAHTNIALIKYWGKRDESLILPMNNSLSLTLDGFHTTTTVEFQEGLEKDTFSLNSVGAEGVELERVSVFLDLIRSQYDIGPIHAQVQSTNTVPTAAGFASSASGFAALAAAATRALGLELDDTELSRLTRQGSGSACRSVYGGFVEWQMGERADGMDSYAVQVAPANYWDVRMAGVVLSDKMKKVSSREGMKRTVDTSPFYNAWVDSIAPDLAGIKDGIREQNFEKVGEIAEANCLKMHATTLGAVPPFTYWLDSTMAVMQTVRSMRDAGVPAYFTIDAGPNVKVLYLPENEEAVHTTLRNIPGVADVILSRTGQGITYL from the coding sequence ATGAAAGCAACCGCAAAGGCGCATACAAATATTGCGCTGATCAAATATTGGGGAAAGCGTGATGAATCGCTTATTCTCCCAATGAACAATAGTCTTTCACTCACGCTTGACGGTTTCCATACGACTACGACTGTGGAATTCCAAGAAGGGTTGGAAAAGGATACTTTCAGCTTGAACAGTGTTGGAGCGGAAGGTGTTGAATTGGAACGGGTTTCGGTATTTTTGGATTTGATCCGCAGCCAGTATGATATCGGACCAATTCATGCTCAAGTCCAATCGACTAACACGGTGCCAACAGCTGCCGGATTTGCATCATCTGCTTCCGGCTTCGCTGCTCTTGCAGCAGCTGCGACTAGAGCTCTTGGTCTTGAACTGGATGATACAGAACTTTCACGCCTGACGAGACAGGGATCGGGTTCGGCTTGTCGTTCGGTTTATGGCGGCTTTGTAGAATGGCAGATGGGGGAGCGGGCTGATGGAATGGACTCTTATGCAGTTCAGGTCGCTCCGGCCAACTACTGGGATGTACGTATGGCTGGTGTTGTCCTTTCTGATAAAATGAAGAAAGTTTCCAGCCGTGAAGGGATGAAACGCACTGTCGATACATCGCCGTTCTACAATGCTTGGGTTGATAGCATCGCGCCTGATCTTGCGGGCATTAAAGATGGAATTCGTGAACAGAATTTCGAAAAGGTTGGAGAAATAGCCGAAGCGAACTGTTTGAAGATGCATGCAACGACGCTTGGAGCTGTGCCACCGTTTACGTACTGGTTGGATTCAACAATGGCAGTCATGCAGACAGTCCGTTCCATGCGAGATGCAGGAGTTCCAGCTTATTTCACGATAGATGCCGGTCCGAATGTAAAAGTGCTATACTTACCTGAAAATGAAGAAGCAGTGCATACGACATTGCGGAATATCCCTGGTGTTGCAGACGTTATTTTGAGCAGAACAGGACAGGGCATCACATATTTATAA